The following proteins are co-located in the Leishmania panamensis strain MHOM/PA/94/PSC-1 chromosome 26 sequence genome:
- a CDS encoding hypothetical protein (TriTrypDB/GeneDB-style sysID: LpmP.26.0440) — MQTLALYPLTVAAVSRPVTLTLGTHGRRVSVAMREPQRTFAAMPPPSPSALSSMAVAAPEGDATATSSCREDSLAGPAAPPPPHLPPAQMVKGFRSGTRFKLSPTQVNEKNVPSAREVGQMIPTLQELHAQLPDAQELEQMFLAPKSVLSANEVSGLSEGSSERAAAITASSTSSSLLQKTTGPLENFLFGPPKDESAVAAEVTPTAASQQRLLLQRHLLACRALFWGTAYALLGFSATVITTMYLCGYYSLRDLQQGMRDKVARDEERLRTMAAAAVTAQDAAADTVVEHYVIDLSHPVEAWQQIQEIWGNVQRLADAE, encoded by the coding sequence ATGCAGACTTTGGCGCTGTACCCGCTGACTGTCGCAGCGGTGAGTCGCCCTGTGACACTCACGCTAGGGACGCATGGGCGCCGTGTCAGTGTTGCCATGAGGGAGCCACAGCGCACGTTTGCCGCGatgcctcccccttcgccgTCCGCGTTGTCTTCAATGGCCGTGGCCGCACCAGAGGGTGACGCGACAGCGACATCTTCGTGTCGCGAGGATAGCTTGGCAGGCccggctgcgccgccaccccctcaTCTCCCTCCTGCGCAGATGGTGAAGGGGttccgcagcggcacacgaTTCAAGCTGAGCCCTACGCAGGTGAATGAAAAAAACGTGCCGAGTGCGAGAGAGGTGGGACAGATGATTccgacgctgcaggagctacatgcgcagctgcctgACGCGCAAGAGCTGGAGCAGATGTTCCTCGCACCGAAATCAGTGCTGTCGGCAAACGAGGTTTCTGGACTGAGTGAGGGGAGCAGTGAGCGTGCGGCTGCCATCACGGCCTCCTCGACATCATCGTCACTGCTCCAGAAGACAACAGGCCCGCTGGAGAACTTCCTTTTCGGGCCTCCTAAGGACGAgtctgctgttgcggctgaAGTAACACCCACTGCCGCGTCTCAGCAACGCCTGCTACTTCAGCGGCATCTCCTTGCCTGCCGCGCCCTCTTCTGGGGGACCGCGTATGCACTCTTGGGGTTCTCTGCAACAGTGATCACCACCATGTACCTGTGCGGGTATTACTCTCTGCGCGATCTTCAACAGGGGATGCGCGACAAGGTGGCCCGCGACGAGGAGCGCCTGCGTAcgatggctgctgctgctgtcacggCGCAGGATGCTGCCGCCGACACGGTGGTGGAGCATTACGTCATTGACCTGTCGCACCCGGTGGAGGCATGGCAGCAAATACAGGAGATTTGGGGTAACGTGCAGCGCCTAGCGGACGCAGAGTAG
- a CDS encoding hypothetical protein (TriTrypDB/GeneDB-style sysID: LpmP.26.0450) has product MAVNEAPYLTNCVVLLLMLAVFALCLCADRLQCQNNGWSSMCIGKLAYRCSSEPCRSYVSTPTRISRESSCVGKGDAVVLIALVEVGPSVVSERGKRISHYMADELRRQVDAGEFQRAVRQTLITRRFIPGNSEDDARRGLVELFREKEALQAILDISRNHTRYMVVNDAVPLPAVDGTDNFRYTTWSEAVNAALPVSKLDDASQLPRYFPNLFGKLVELGDERAASTASSSSKKCDAVVVVVCTIAHPLASVRLVWQTPWNAGTELSMGHEYVRGAVTRYLMTCRQSLRYVNEVYYFQYVSRLPALAFTAGALNDRREEPFIAATNATAGRVPAPNNSFSFAAEFCNAVNATAPSMPLRPCGQTCEIYSRIEPDLISGDYNLFRASLRKYSSFTSTSSTYNCYYEVLSTLGGTAINGTFDTKMVSRVFDDCLHFSPEGGRAYAKCLLRG; this is encoded by the coding sequence ATGGCAGTGAACGAAGCGCCTTACCTCACGAAttgtgtggtgctgctgctgatgttggcAGTCTTCGCcctgtgcctctgcgctgATCGGCTGCAGTGCCAGAACAACGGGTGGAGTTCCATGTGCATCGGCAAGCTTGCGTACAGGTGCTCAAGTGAACCATGCCGATCATATGTTAGTACGCCGACACGCATCTCAAGGGAGAGTTCGTGTGTAGGCAAGGGAGACGCCGTTGTGCTGATAGCGCTTGTCGAGGTAGGCCCATCTGTCGTGTCGGAGAGAGGTAAGCGTATTAGCCACTATATGGCTGATGAGTTGCGTAGGCAGGTGGACGCCGGCGAATTTCAGCGTGCGGTGCGACAAACCCTTATCACGCGCCGCTTCATACCAGGCAACTCAGAAGACGATGCGCGAAGGGGGCTTGTGGAGCTGTTcagggagaaagaagcaTTGCAAGCGATCTTGGATATTTCTCGAAACCATACCCGCTACATGGTGGTGAACGACGCTGTGCCACTGCCTGCGGTTGATGGAACGGACAACTTCCGCTACACCACCTGGTCGGAGGCGGTTAATGCGGCACTCCCGGTGAGCAAGCTGGATGATGCGTCACAGCTGCCACGCTACTTTCCAAACTTGTTTGGCAAGTTGGTGGAGTTGGGCGATGAGCGCGCCGCCAGTacagcgtcgtcgtcgtcaaaGAAATGTgatgcggtggtggtcgtggtgtgTACCATTGCCCATCCGCTGGCGAGCGTGCGCTTGGTGTGGCAGACTCCTTGGAATGCTGGCACGGAGCTCTCAATGGGGCATGAGTATGTACGAGGCGCCGTCACGCGCTACTTGATGACATGTAGGCAGTCTCTGAGGTATGTGAATGAGGTGTACTACTTCCAATACGTGTCACGGCTGCCTGCGTTGGCGTTCACAGCGGGGGCGCTGAACGACCGACGTGAAGAGCCCTTCATTGCGGCCACCAATGCAACGGCGGGGAGAGTGCCGGCCCCCAATAACAGCTTCTCGTTTGCTGCAGAGTTCTGCAACGCTGTCAACGCGACCGCCCCGTCCATGCCGCTGCGACCGTGCGGACAGACCTGCGAGATCTACAGTCGCATTGAGCCTGATTTAATTTCAGGTGATTATAATCTCTTCCGAGCATCGTTGAGGAAGTACAGCTCCTTCACTTCCACCTCGTCGACCTACAACTGTTACTACGAAGTGCTCTCCACGCTGGGCGGCACCGCGATCAACGGCACGTTTGACACCAAAATGGTGTCGCGCGTGTTTGACGACTGCCTGCATTTCTCACCGGAAGGTGGTAGAGCTTACGCGAAGTGTTTGCTTCGTGGATAG
- a CDS encoding ATPase subunit 9, putative (TriTrypDB/GeneDB-style sysID: LpmP.26.0460), producing MMRRVISQPVTRRAVSASSALVVAPRQASTVAISVQGLHYVGTGLAAIALAGVGMGIGTIFGSLLISCARQPNLTKMLFNYAILGFALTEAIGLFALMLAFLMLFS from the coding sequence ATGATGCGCCGTGTCATTTCTCAGCCCGTCACCCGCCGCGCGGTCTCCGCGTCCAGCGCGCTCGTGGTGGCACCCCGCCAGGCTTCCACTGTCGCTATTTCCGTCCAGGGACTGCACTACGTTGGCACCGGTCTCGCCGCCATTGCTCTCGCTGGTGTCGGCATGGGTATTGGTACCATCTTTGGCTCCCTGCTGATTTCCTGCGCTCGCCAGCCCAACTTGACCAAAATGCTCTTCAACTACGCCATTCTCGGTTTCGCCCTGACGGAGGCCATTGGCCTGTTCGCGCTGATGCTCGCCTTCCTCATGCTCTTCTCGTAG
- a CDS encoding hypothetical protein (TriTrypDB/GeneDB-style sysID: LpmP.26.0470) has translation MQERFLGVYVRLLLVDAHPSVLLTRKVSRIVALMAKRGSRNTQLGALPSAIQHVVTSYVSELQRASAAQAHARVTYVLLYLHVFLKEMQGCRVGSVFEDVCRACVAPLSGIFTLLPSETSMLEQYDLSLYLFKCSLRVFGRGVFDPAFCHFLLASTWRLAAGLGQDAPESPNAGRRQRLLEYALKTHEATVVFFPSRLHELGIPFFVVDDGAVTGCASSPSSLSDSPEHTVLRLLSAVISSPVGNVVSEKAVCRALRFFTLLLSAEDGDAFIAHCLQRYVTSAYFALLLQHLVGTYLADTTTPEALSEWSRHPEEVAAQLDVDMDDETSAMSCAEQLFLALTGSTVCASASLTTAWAVVNQLLQEGNVGPVTAALHAIGIGYYTMASEDASSYLHFLRGKVLPLLDPTTLALTSPFVARRMVWLVGMWCESVTRTEDRCAVLSALEGVLHHAAATQNIVLLLVALKSTENFVSDNRFTLSDLPATLVDTLLHTVQELLSRAQSPTTIKSLAGLVHVLIEKGAVQTQGDALVRLFLPPVLAIIKSYEVQATKADVRAAAGLVVDAGGAGDEEDGEDLVSSLSMLLECLGSSLRHGESDAVIWSLLPCVIVPCTSPGGAATAWVEDNAWELLRVMAQSSRTFFIPTAAEALQMALQHTARDFAMLPLVFRVVYTLLLLRQEGPEDVVSPAHLETWATTLRESLSAELCSAVAATTFAVVRTSAGPLRAVLCQHAAQALVRSSDVQSEQHTLPLAIALALSFASANGGEEQQELAAYIHAAVQSCGPSASYSQLLEQVVLLLDVSPSTLASCSLARLLDMLCRTSTVPLSEEDEAMVQRAIEGVAATSGATASATGADDEDAEDRAAPEMLLELLGDEDVPETSPHVARAMTTFAALLP, from the coding sequence ATGCAGGAGCGCTTCCTCGGAGTGTACgtccgtctcctcctcgtcgatgCCCACCCGTCTGTTCTACTGACACGGAAGGTGAGTCGTATAGTTGCTCTGATGGCGAAGCGTGGTTCCCGCAATACCCAGCTCGGTGCATTGCCGTCCGCCATACAGCACGTGGTCACGTCCTACGTGTCGGAGTTACAGAGGGCCtccgcggcgcaggcgcacgcgcgcgtcaCGTATGTACTACTCTACCTACACGTCTTTCTCAAAGAAATGCAAGGCTGCCGCGTTGGCAGTGTCTTTGAAGACGTCTGCCGTGCCTGTGTGGCACCACTTTCGGGTATCTTCACACTCCTGCCGAGTGAGACAAGCATGCTGGAGCAATACGACCTGTCCTTGTACCTCTTCAAGTGCAGTCTGCGCGTGTTCGGTCGCGGTGTCTTCGATCCGGCGTTTTGCCATTTCTTATTAGCGTCGACGTGGCGGCTTGCGGCGGGTCTGGGGCAGGACGCGCCGGAATCGCCGAACGCcggaaggcggcagcggctgcttgAGTACGCGCTCAAGACGCACGAGGCAACGGTCGTGTTTTTTCCGAGCCGCCTCCATGAGCTCGGCATTCCGTTCTTTGTGGTCGATGATGGGGCGGTGACAGGATGCGCGTCGTCCCCATCGTCTTTGTCTGACTCGCCTGAGCACACCGTCCTCCGATTGCTGTCAGCCGTGATAAGCAGCCCTGTTGGCAATGTGGTGTCGGAGAAGGCGGTGTGTCGAGCGCTGCGTTTCTTCACGCTACTGCTGAGCGCTGAGGACGGTGATGCGTTCATTGCACACTGCCTACAACGCTACGTCACTTCTGCATACTTTGCCCTTCTCTTGCAGCACCTAGTTGGGACGTACCTGGCGGATACAACAACACCGGAGGCACTGTCGGAGTGGTCGCGGCACCCGGAGGAggtagcggcgcagctggatGTGGACATGGACGATGAGACCTCCGCGATGAGTTGCGCGGAGCAGCTTTTTCTTGCCCTCACAGGTTCGACAGTGTGTGCCAGCGCGAGTCTCACGACGGCCTGGGCGGTAGTGAACCAGCTTCTCCAGGAGGGTAACGTGGGTCCCGTTACGGCGGCTCTGCACGCGATCGGCATCGGCTATTACACCATGGCCTCCGAGGATGCCTCCTCGTACCTCCACTTTCTCCGTGGAAAGGTGTTGCCCTTGCTTGACCCCACCACTCTGGCGCTGACGTCTCCGTTTGTTGCCCGACGTATGGTGTGGCTGGTTGGCATGTGGTGCGAGTCGGTCACCCGCACAGAGGACCGCTGTGCTGTTCTCTCCGCACTGGAGGGggtgctgcaccacgccgctgccactcaGAACATTGTCCTGCTCCTGGTTGCGCTCAAGTCTACGGAGAACTTCGTCTCGGACAATCGATTCACATTATCTGATCTGCCGGCGACCCTGGTTGACACATTGCTACACACAGTTCAGGAGCTGCTCTCTCGTGCCCAGAGCCCGACCACCATCAAGAGCCTCGCCGGACTGGTGCATGTTCTTATCGAGAAGGGGGCTGTTCAGACCCAAGGTGATGCTCTTGTGCggctcttccttccccctgTACTTGCCATCATCAAGTCCTACGAGGTGCAGGCTACCAAGGCGGACGTGCGGGCCGCCGCCGGGCTCGTCGTGGAcgctggcggcgccggcgatgAAGAAGACGGCGAGGACTTGGTGAGCTCGTTGAGCATGTTGCTGGAGTGCCTTGGCAGCAGCCTCCGCCATGGCGAATCGGACGCTGTTATCTGGTCACTGCTGCCTTGCGTCATTGTACCGTGCACGTCGCCGGGGGGCGCGGCAACGGCGTGGGTGGAGGACAACGCatgggagctgctgcgggtaATGGCCCAATCCTCCCGAACCTTTTTTATTCCCACCGCAgctgaggcgctgcagatggcgctgcagcacacggCAAGGGACTTCgcgatgctgccgctcgtCTTCCGTGTGGTGtacaccctcctcctcctgcgacAAGAGGGGCCGGAGGATGTGGTGTCGCCAGCGCACCTGGAGACCTGGGCGACAACGCTGCGCGAGAGCCTCTCGGCAGAGCTCTGCAGTGCCGTTGCGGCGACTACCTTTGCCGTGGTGCGCACGAGTGCAGGTCCGCTTCGTGCAGTACTTTGCCAgcacgcggcgcaggcgctaGTCCGCTCCAGTGACGTGCAGTCTGAGCAGCACACGCTTCCGCTGGCTATCGCTCTTGCTCTAAGTTTTGCGTCTGCCAACGGtggcgaggagcagcaggagcttGCGGCTTACATACACGCAGCCGTGCAATCCTGTGGGCCAAGCGCCTCCtactcgcagctgctggagcaggtggtgctgctgcttgacgTGTCACCGAGTACCTTGGCAAGTTGTTCTCTGGCACGTCTGCTAGACATGCTGTGTCGGACTTCCACAGTCCCCCTCTcagaggaggatgaggcgatggtgcagcGGGCCATAGAGGGTGTTGCTGCAACGAGCGGCGCTACAGCGTCTGCGACAGGTGCTGATGACGAGGACGCAGAGGATCGCGCTGCACCCGAGATGCTACTCGAGCTGTTGGGTGACGAGGATGTTCCAGAGACGTCTCCCCACGTGGCACGTGCCATGACCACCTTCGCCGCCCTTCTCCCTTGA
- a CDS encoding hypothetical protein (TriTrypDB/GeneDB-style sysID: LpmP.26.0480), with protein MFGELICGPPGSGKTTYCEGKRQFLSVYDPTRPVVVLNLDPANEDIFPYPCDVDIRELVDHATVMEEEGLGPNGTYLFCAAVMQANVDWVITKVEEAVERRIQEVLATEMSAIARGAGAASGGMTLRAPYLLIDCPGQVEFYIDAQVMPTLTRALAKRLQCSLCTVHLVDAGMATRDLPTYVASCVLSLTTMIDHELPHVNVLSKWDTVPAEVLEDTGDDGAAYLNASAMLSENMDRLWRRQLQRRRHEQRMAQHFVTAAQPVPQLTPEERAEDAQLAHLDLAKHLGRVYRYTRLLMDVVEGYGLVGYVPLDVQHQEMMLRLTQEVDNAMGNLF; from the coding sequence ATGTTCGGTGAACTCATTTGTGGCCCACCGGGGAGTGGCAAGACGACGTACTGCGAAGGTAAACGGCAGTTCCTGAGCGTGTACGACCCAACGCGACCGGTTGTCGTGTTAAACCTTGACCCCGCTAACGAGGACATCTTTCCCTACCCGTGCGACGTTGACATCCGCGAACTTGTCGACCACGCCACCgtcatggaggaggagggtctGGGCCCCAACGGCACGTACTTGTTCTGCGCTGCAGTGATGCAGGCGAACGTGGACTGGGTCATCACCAAGGTGGAGGAAGCAGTTGAGCGTCGCATCCAGGAGGTACTGGCGACCGAGATGAGCGCCATAGCGAggggcgctggtgccgcctCTGGTGGTATGACGCTGCGCGCACCGTACCTGCTAATCGACTGCCCCGGACAGGTGGAGTTCTATATCGACGCGCAAGTGATGCCGACCCTCACTCGTGCTCTGGCGAAGCGATTGCAGTGTAGCTTGTGTACGGTGCACCTTGTTGACGCTGGCATGGCAACGCGCGACCTGCCAACGTACGTCGCCTCGTGCGTGCTGTCGCTGACAACGATGATCGACCATGAGCTGCCCCATGTAAACGTGCTGAGTAAATGGGACACGGTGCCGgccgaggtgctggaggacaCCGGTGATGATGGCGCGGCCTACCTTAACGCGTCTGCCATGCTATCCGAGAACATGGATCGGctttggcggcggcagctgcagcgtcgccggcATGAACAGCGTATGGCGCAGCATTTTGTGACCGCGGCGCAGCCGGTGCCTCAGCTGACGCCGGAAGAGCGCGCTGAggatgcgcagctggcacACCTTGACCTCGCAAAGCATCTTGGCCGCGTGTACCGCTATACCCGTCTTTTGATGGACGTGGTCGAAGGCTACGGGCTCGTCGGTTACGTGCCGCTTGACGTGCAACACCAGGAGATGATGCTGCGCCTCACGCAAGAGGTGGACAACGCTATGGGCAACTTATTCTGA